The genomic region CAGTCTAGATCAATCATATAGCATGGTAAAGACATACTTTACTTTAAAAAACACATTTTCCTCATAAAAAGTCATGTTTCATTTATGTCAAAGCATTTGAGCACATATATTTAAACACAAATGGTACTTTCTAATGACCTATGGTCTTCTTCCAGATTCACTATGAAGAAAAATTCACATAATTGCAGAAAATACAAGGGCTTTGCCAATCAGAGGTTCAATAGGTTCAATACCAAACAAAGTCCCTTCCACATAGAACATAACTTGGTACTTTATGCTCCTTGTATATCTCACCATTGATGTAATCATTGCATTCTCACCAttgatgtaatcatttaatgtatatCTCACTATTGATGTAATAATTTAATGTATATCTCACCATTGATGTATATCTCTTTGTACCTTCTAGTTAAATAATATCCATAATCTAAAGAAAAAGATATTTTTCTGGTCAACGTGATGGAAAGGAGGAGTTGGTAAGAACAGGTTGGTCCACATTTTAGGGCGGCGCTTGGAAGGAAGAGGTTGGTCCACATTGTACCTCCTAggaaagaagaggaagagcaaAACTACGCGTAAGCTCTGGATGCGTTGCATAGTGCATTATATGCCGTTGATTCACTCTATGAGTCCTCAGCGACATGCTCCTTCAACACTACGGTCAAATTTGCCTCATCTATTGTGAATAGACAATACAGTCAATAAATGACTTCAGATTTCTCCACTACTGTCACCCAATTCTCTATTTAAAacgatcctttttctttcttttccattGTAACCTCTTTGTCTCTACATCGTTTCAGCTTTCTCCCAAGAAATCTGCAAAGGTAATTACATCATGGCAATTGTAGGGGGAAGTGCTGAGCTTAATACAGGAGCCCGAATTCCAATAATTGGGATGGGGACTGGATCAATGAACATGAACGAGGAGGATATTAAAGCAGCCGTGATTGCTGCTCTTCAGGTATTCTATCTTTTATCAATTCTACCAGATATGGCTGTCTGGGACAAAATATATGCTCTCTTCTATCTTGAACTTTAATTCAAAGTTGTGGGAAgagatttttcttttaacttcttaaGATTTTACTACAGATGGATTATAGATTCACCTCTGTTCTATTCTAGGAGTGATGTACATGGGCAGTCCAATTATGATAATCTGAAGCTGTGTTTTGTTTTTTAAatgttctctctctctttctcaataTAGGTTGGTTATAGACATTTTGACACAGCAAGGGCCTACGGATCAGAGCATGCACTAGGGAAAGCTCTGAATTCAGCTTTTCAGAGTGGGCTTGTCAGCAGAGAAGATGTTTTTGTCACCACTAAACTGCAGAATACAGAACATGACGACCCTGTTGCTGCAATCAAGGATAGTTTAAAGTATGGTTTCCTTTTCAAAAATTCAGTCTTCTGTTTTCTCTGTTATGTAGAACTCCTTATTGAAAAATGTTTGTAATATCCAGGAATTTGCAGCTAGACTATGTGGATCTATTCCTTATCCACTGGCCTGTCAAGCTGAGAACAGAGATTCCATTTAGCCCACTCAAAGAAGAGGACTTTTTGCCATTAGACATAAAGTCTACTTGGCAGGGAATGGAGCAGTGCATGGAGATGGGGCTTACCAAAGCCATTGGGGTTAGTAACTTTTCCTCTAAGAAAATCGAAGACTTGCTGAAACATGCCAAGATCCCCCCTGCTGTTGATCAGGTAAGGAGTTTGCACAAATGTATTTTTCTGTTTTCATCTCACCATTGGTTTTAACATCGTCTTTAATGAGGTTTCTCACCCACTGTTCAGAGACAAATATCTAGGCTGCTATGTTATTGGGTTATGAGTAGTCGGCTAATCTTTTAGTGTGTATTTGGTTATTTGTCTTGCAAATCTACCTATTTGACTATTCATTTTCTAATATTTCTTCATGCAAATCTATCTATTTGACTGTTCATTTTCCAGTCCATTTCACCTAGCATTACTTGATCTAGTAATTTGATTGTATTGAATTGTACTGAGCGCATGATGATTATGGTATGGAATTACAGGTGGAGATGAATCCAAATTGGCAGCAAAAGAAGTTGAGAGATTATTGCAGCAAGCATAACATTCATGTCATTGCGTGGTCTCCT from Cryptomeria japonica chromosome 3, Sugi_1.0, whole genome shotgun sequence harbors:
- the LOC131035606 gene encoding NAD(P)H-dependent 6'-deoxychalcone synthase, whose protein sequence is MAIVGGSAELNTGARIPIIGMGTGSMNMNEEDIKAAVIAALQVGYRHFDTARAYGSEHALGKALNSAFQSGLVSREDVFVTTKLQNTEHDDPVAAIKDSLKNLQLDYVDLFLIHWPVKLRTEIPFSPLKEEDFLPLDIKSTWQGMEQCMEMGLTKAIGVSNFSSKKIEDLLKHAKIPPAVDQVEMNPNWQQKKLRDYCSKHNIHVIAWSPLGAPNTPWGSNAVMDNPLFQEIAQKHGKTRTQVMLRWSLEQGVSPVPKSYNAGRLAENFQVFDWSLTPDDHDKISKLEQKKMQPALTRLSKNYGMGRFECHAPWFKPLRS